From a region of the Triticum aestivum cultivar Chinese Spring chromosome 7D, IWGSC CS RefSeq v2.1, whole genome shotgun sequence genome:
- the LOC123166716 gene encoding protein RETICULATA-RELATED 1, chloroplastic: MASAASLAVSHHGLLGAPARSQPRPPARLVRLPRTRLRVAAVSSSSSPPSRCDRDRDRAAAGLERCLAATPAPASAPPEMKGGRQRGSFGAATLQKAKLDLSQKRLKGVQPELATGGGGGHNGKRIGYGGGNSGDDDGDDDDYFEDSDDGDEESGFFRRRIIIQELFKREFVDAVLQEWYKTMSNLPAGLRQAHEMGLVSSAQMVQYLSTFGRPTKARYFSRAFPDFFSRGLVGRMLADPSFLHKMTFELLATASTSVWWEMKNRKERFQEEWDLVFLNVVTATVCNLAVFCSLAPCRSYMIQKLPNNIFEKSYPMRQFGLLGRTQSLFSKAAELCLGGLIIGSIQGGLSNVLSAGRERRLSMTVPSISNNALSYGAYYGLYANLRYQFLCGLDRSMAHHFDVLGVTIFFGTAMRLMNIQIGELSRHAWLGEGADLLNSDNLLRTYNGPAAELAIDQQTGWFISKNAIVSGLELLGIKYGAPEDASPKLRRKRIVRKK; the protein is encoded by the exons AtggcctccgccgcctccctcgccgtatCCCACCACGGCCTCCTCGGCGCGCCCGCCCGCTCGCagccccgcccgcccgcccgcctcgTCCGCCTCCCCCGCACCCGCCTCCGGGTCGCCGCcgtctcctcgtcctcctcgcccCCCTCGCGGTGCGACCGCGACCGCGACCGCGCCGCGGCCGGCCTCGAGCGGTGCCTGGCCGCGACCCCGGCGCCGGCCTCCGCCCCGCCGGAGATGAAGGGCGGGAGGCAGCGCGGCTCGTTCGGGGCCGCCACGCTCCAGAAGGCCAAGCTCGACCTCTCCCAGAAGAGGCTCAAAGGCGTCCAGCCCGAG CtggcaactggtggtggtggtggacacAATGGGAAACGAATTGGCTATGGTGGTGGTAATagtggagatgatgatggtgatgatgatgattactTTGAAGACTCTGACGATGGAGATGAAGAAAGTGGATTTTTCAGAAGGCGTATTATTATACAAGAG CTTTTTAAGAGGGAGTTTGTTGATGCCGTTCTTCAAGAGTGGTACAAAACAATGAGTAATTTGCCGGCTGGTTTGCGTCAAGCTCACGAGATG GGTTTGGTCAGCTCTGCTCAGATGGTCCAATATTTGTCAACGTTTGGAAGGCCCACAAAGGCTAGATATTTCTCTCGAGCCTTTCCAGACTTTTTCTCAAGAGGCCTTGTTGGAAG AATGCTTGCAGATCCATCTTTCCTGCATAAGATGACCTTTGAGTTGCTAGCTACCGCTAGTACATCTGTTTGGTGGGAGATGAAAAATCGTAAGGAGAG GTTCCAAGAAGAATGGGATTTGGTGTTTCTCAATGTAGTTACTGCCACAGTTTGCAATTTAGCCGTTTTCTGTTCACTTGCGCCATGCCGTTCATATATGATCCAGAAACTTCCAAATAATATATTTGAAAAGAGCTATCCTATGAGACAGTTTGGTCTTCTAGGAAGAACCCAGTCCCTCTTTAGCAAGGCTGCTGAGCTTTGCCTAGGTGGGCTAATTATTGGCTCCATTCAAGGTGGTCTATCCAATGTCCTTTCTGCTGGAAGAGAAAGAAG GTTGTCGATGACTGTTCCTTCTATCAGCAACAATGCTCTTAGTTATGGAGCTTATTATGGCCTTTATGCAAATCTGCGGTATCAATTTTTATGTGGTCTTGATAGATCAATGGCGCACCATTTTGATGTCCTTGGTGTTACAATCTTTTTCGGCACAGCGATGAG ATTGATGAATATTCAAATTGGGGAGCTATCGAGACATGCCTGGCTTGGTGAGGGAGCAGATCTGCTTAACTCGGATAATTTGTTGAGAACATACAATGGCCCAGCAGCAGAGCTTGCCATCGATCAACAGACAGGGTGGTTTATATCCAAGAATGCAATTGTATCTGGCCTAGAACTTCTAGGCATCAAGTATGGTGCACCTGAAGATGCCTCTCCAAAGCTTCGGCGAAAGAGAATTGTCCGAAAGAAGTAG
- the LOC123166175 gene encoding CBBY-like protein, which yields MNAMAATATASTSLPARTFSSARPVAWIAARCLPRRAGGGSMLSPSPLRSSAARTLRAEAARASAAGAGGAPAAALPAALLFDCDGVLVDTEKDGHRISFNETFAERELGVSWDVELYGELLKIGGGKERMTAYFNKTEWPAKAPKTDEERKEFVASLHKRKTELFMALIEKKLLPLRPGVQRLIDEALGKGVKVAVCSTSNEKAVSAIVSCLLGPDRAEKITIFAGDVVPRKKPDPAIYLLAATTLEVDPSSCVVVEDSNIGLSAAKAAGMKCIVTKSGYTADEDFVIADAVFDCIGDPPEGRFDLEFCANLLQKQFVS from the exons ATGAACGCCatggccgccaccgccaccgcctccacgTCGCTCCCGGCGAGGACCTTCTCAAGCGCCCGCCCCGTCGCATGGATCGCCGCCCGGTGCCTCCCAAGACGGGCAGGAGGAGGGAGCATGCTGTCGCCCTCTCCTCTCCGCTCATCCGCCGCGAGAACGCTGCGAGCGGAGGCAGCTCGCGCGTCcgccgcgggcgcgggcggagcgcCGGCTGCAGCCCTGCCGGCGGCCCTGCTCTTCGACTGCGACGGCGTGCTCGTGGACACCGAGAAGGACGGCCACCGCATTTCCTTCAACGAGACGTTCGCCGAG AGGGAATTAGGTGTGAGCTGGGATGTTGAACTGTACGGAGAATTGCTCAAGATAGGCGGTGGGAAGGAAAG GATGACAGCATATTTCAACAAGACAGAGTGGCCAGCTAAAGCGCCAAAGACTGACGAAGAAAGAAAGGAATTTGTTGCTTCTCTTCACAAGAGGAAAACAGAATTGTTTATGGCCCTAATTGAGAAGAAGTTGCTTCCTCTCCGTCCAGGTGTTCAAAG GTTAATTGATGAAGCTCTAGGAAAAGGGGTGAAAGTTGCAGTATGCAGTACTTCAAATGAGAAAGCT GTTTCAGCAATAGTATCGTGCTTACTGGGGCCTGACCGAGCAGAAAAGATTACCATATTCGCTGGGGATGTGGTTCCTCGCAAAAAACCTGATCCG GCAATCTACTTGCTAGCAGCAACTACATTGGAAGTTGATCCATCTAG CTGTGTTGTTGTTGAAGACAGTAACATAGGGCTTTCAGCGGCCAAAGCTGCTGGTATGAAGTGCATTGTAACAAAAAGCGG GTACACCGCAGATGAGGACTTCGTGATAGCGGACGCCGTGTTCGATTGCATCGGCGACCCTCCGGAAGGGCGCTTCGATTTAGAGTTCTGCGCCAACCTCCTCCAGAAACAATTCGTGAGCTGA